In the genome of Falsirhodobacter halotolerans, one region contains:
- a CDS encoding YbgC/FadM family acyl-CoA thioesterase yields the protein MSHVFHTRVWYEDTDLGGIVYHANYLKFIERARSEWVEGLGIDQNAMRDDGTVFAVARIEADFLRPARLGDRLEVHTTPAAITTARAVLDQRVLRGADTLFIARVTLAALGPAGRPVRLPAALRGR from the coding sequence GTGAGCCATGTGTTCCACACCCGCGTCTGGTATGAGGATACCGACCTTGGCGGCATCGTCTATCACGCGAATTACCTGAAGTTCATCGAACGCGCGCGCAGCGAATGGGTCGAAGGCCTGGGCATCGACCAGAACGCGATGCGCGACGACGGCACCGTCTTTGCCGTTGCGCGGATCGAGGCGGACTTCCTCCGCCCCGCCCGTCTGGGCGACCGGCTGGAGGTGCACACGACCCCCGCCGCCATCACCACGGCCCGCGCGGTTCTGGACCAGCGGGTTCTGCGCGGGGCCGACACGCTGTTCATCGCCCGCGTCACGCTGGCCGCGCTGGGCCCCGCGGGGCGTCCGGTGCGCCTTCCCGCCGCCCTGCGGGGGCGATGA
- the ybgF gene encoding tol-pal system protein YbgF yields MMRFALVLTLALLPASAFAQDRAQSLADIRAELSQLNAQFNSLKQELVSTGAISSGAAGGSALQRLDAIESSIQRLTGRTEEVELRLNRVIADGTNRVGDLEFRVTELEGGDLGALPPTAPLGGTDTAAAPAPSPAPASPAPASPTTQLAVQEQADFDRAREVLGQGDFRAAADQLEAFAQTYTGGPLTYEALYLRGDALSRLGENGDAARAYLDAYSGDPDGPRAGDALLGLGQRLGDLGQTQQACVTLAEVGNSFAGTDAATRAQSAAQALRCN; encoded by the coding sequence CTGATGCGGTTCGCGCTGGTCCTGACGCTGGCGCTGCTTCCGGCTTCTGCCTTCGCGCAGGACCGGGCGCAGTCGCTGGCCGACATCCGGGCGGAGCTGTCGCAGCTCAACGCCCAGTTCAACAGCCTGAAGCAGGAACTGGTGTCCACGGGTGCCATCTCCTCGGGTGCTGCGGGCGGCTCGGCCCTGCAACGGCTGGACGCGATCGAATCCTCGATCCAGCGCCTGACCGGCCGGACCGAAGAGGTGGAGCTGCGCCTGAACCGCGTCATCGCCGACGGCACCAACCGCGTCGGCGATCTGGAATTCCGCGTGACGGAGCTTGAGGGCGGCGATCTTGGCGCCCTTCCCCCCACGGCCCCGCTGGGCGGGACGGACACGGCCGCCGCGCCGGCCCCATCCCCGGCCCCCGCGTCCCCGGCCCCCGCTTCCCCCACAACGCAGCTTGCCGTTCAAGAGCAGGCGGACTTCGACCGGGCGCGGGAGGTGCTCGGTCAAGGTGACTTTCGCGCCGCCGCGGACCAGCTTGAGGCCTTCGCCCAGACCTACACGGGCGGCCCCCTGACCTATGAGGCGCTTTATCTGCGCGGCGACGCGCTGAGCCGTCTTGGGGAAAACGGGGACGCGGCGCGCGCCTATCTCGACGCCTATTCCGGGGACCCGGACGGGCCGCGGGCGGGCGACGCGCTGCTGGGTTTGGGCCAGCGTCTTGGCGATCTGGGGCAGACGCAACAGGCCTGCGTCACGCTGGCCGAAGTCGGCAACAGCTTTGCCGGGACGGACGCGGCCACCCGCGCGCAATCCGCCGCACAGGCGCTTCGCTGCAACTGA
- the tolB gene encoding Tol-Pal system beta propeller repeat protein TolB produces MSMLRTLATALTVALSITGGIAHAQQGPLRIEITEGVIEPLPFAVPAFSGGSQVANDITRLVAADLAGTGLFREIPASAHISSAGFDAPVAYNDWKAINAQALITGAVTQEGNRITVKFRLFDVFAGQPLGDGLQFTGTTDTWRRMAHKVADAVYSRITGEGPYFDSRVVYVQESGPKDARQKRLAVMDYDGANVQYLTDASALVLAPRFSPQGNQILFTSYASGFPRIYLMNAANLQTRALDQQPGTMTFAPRFSPDGRTVVFSLEQGGNSDIYTLDTQSGQRRQLTNSPAIETAPSFSPDGRQIVFESDRSGNSQIYVMSATGGEATRISGGPGRYNTPVWSPRGDMIAFTKQQDGRFHIGVMRTDGSEERLLTSSFLDEGPTWAPNGRVLMFTRESAGADGSAQLYSVDISGRNLKQVPTQGAASDPSWSPLLP; encoded by the coding sequence ATGAGCATGCTGAGAACCCTCGCAACCGCGCTGACCGTCGCGCTGTCCATCACGGGCGGGATCGCCCACGCCCAACAGGGCCCCCTGCGGATCGAGATCACCGAAGGCGTGATCGAGCCGCTGCCCTTTGCCGTGCCCGCCTTCAGCGGCGGGAGCCAGGTGGCCAATGACATCACCCGTCTGGTCGCCGCCGATCTGGCGGGGACGGGACTGTTCCGCGAAATTCCCGCCTCCGCCCATATCAGCTCGGCCGGGTTCGATGCGCCCGTCGCCTATAACGACTGGAAGGCGATCAACGCGCAGGCGCTGATCACCGGCGCGGTCACGCAGGAAGGCAACCGCATCACGGTGAAGTTCCGCCTGTTCGACGTGTTCGCGGGCCAACCCCTGGGCGACGGGCTGCAATTCACCGGCACGACCGATACGTGGCGGCGCATGGCCCACAAAGTGGCCGACGCGGTTTACAGCCGCATCACCGGCGAAGGTCCGTATTTCGACAGCCGCGTCGTCTATGTCCAGGAAAGCGGGCCGAAGGACGCGCGCCAGAAACGTCTGGCCGTCATGGATTACGACGGCGCGAACGTGCAGTATCTGACCGACGCCTCGGCGCTGGTTCTGGCCCCGCGCTTTTCGCCGCAGGGCAACCAGATCCTGTTCACCTCCTATGCCTCGGGGTTTCCGCGCATCTACCTGATGAACGCGGCGAATCTGCAGACCCGTGCGCTGGATCAGCAACCGGGCACCATGACCTTCGCGCCCCGCTTTTCGCCCGATGGGCGCACGGTGGTGTTCAGCCTGGAGCAGGGGGGCAACTCCGACATCTATACGCTGGACACGCAAAGCGGCCAGCGGCGGCAGCTGACGAATTCGCCCGCGATCGAAACCGCGCCCAGCTTCTCGCCCGATGGCCGTCAGATCGTGTTCGAAAGCGACCGGTCGGGCAATTCGCAAATCTATGTGATGTCCGCCACCGGGGGGGAGGCCACGCGCATCTCCGGCGGGCCGGGGCGTTACAACACGCCCGTCTGGTCCCCGCGCGGCGACATGATCGCCTTCACCAAGCAGCAGGACGGGCGGTTCCATATCGGCGTCATGCGCACGGACGGGTCCGAGGAACGCCTTCTGACCTCGTCCTTCCTGGATGAGGGCCCGACCTGGGCGCCCAACGGCCGCGTGCTGATGTTCACCCGCGAAAGCGCAGGCGCCGACGGATCGGCCCAGCTCTATTCCGTGGACATTTCGGGCCGCAACCTGAAGCAGGTTCCGACACAGGGGGCCGCATCTGACCCGTCCTGGTCGCCCCTGCTGCCGTGA
- the tolQ gene encoding protein TolQ, producing MDTETLAAAQEIDFSMLALFARATLTVKLVMILLIIMSFWSWAIIIQKHIAYKAARREASLFDRAFWSGEPLDELFEKTGSQPDGPSEKVFAAGMMEWRRSHRQDGKLIAGAQARIDRAMDVAIVKESERLKSGLMFLATTGATAPFIGLFGTVWGIMHAFQQIAVTQNTNLATVAPGIAEALLATGIGLIAAIPAVIFYNKLNADSDRVLSGYEAFADEFSTILSRQLDA from the coding sequence ATGGACACTGAAACCCTTGCCGCGGCGCAGGAGATCGATTTCTCCATGCTCGCGCTTTTCGCACGCGCCACGCTGACGGTGAAGCTTGTGATGATCCTGCTGATCATCATGTCCTTCTGGTCGTGGGCCATCATCATCCAGAAGCACATCGCCTATAAGGCCGCCCGCCGCGAGGCGTCGCTGTTCGATCGCGCCTTCTGGTCGGGCGAACCGCTGGACGAACTGTTCGAAAAGACCGGCAGCCAGCCCGACGGCCCCTCGGAAAAGGTGTTTGCCGCCGGGATGATGGAGTGGCGGCGCAGCCACCGGCAGGATGGCAAGCTGATCGCGGGCGCGCAGGCGCGGATCGACCGGGCGATGGACGTGGCCATCGTCAAGGAATCCGAACGGCTGAAATCCGGCCTGATGTTCCTTGCGACCACCGGGGCCACCGCGCCGTTCATCGGCCTGTTCGGCACCGTCTGGGGCATCATGCACGCCTTCCAGCAGATTGCCGTCACGCAGAACACCAACCTCGCCACCGTCGCGCCGGGCATTGCCGAGGCGCTTCTGGCGACGGGCATCGGCCTGATCGCGGCCATTCCCGCCGTGATTTTCTACAACAAGCTGAACGCCGACAGCGACCGCGTCCTGTCGGGTTATGAGGCGTTCGCCGACGAATTCTCGACCATCCTTTCGCGCCAGTTGGACGCCTGA
- the pal gene encoding peptidoglycan-associated lipoprotein Pal: MSFLPKAMMLVAVLGLAACNNPNRFGAGGAGAGYGADGAYGQNGGFGAGGVGTSGLGDPNDPNSVAYFQQRLGDRILFDYDQSTLNDEGRRVLTGQAQWLTSHPQYAVIVEGHADEKGTREYNLALGARRASSAQDFLISQGVQPSRIRTVSYGKERPAETCSAESCYAANRRAVTVLQSGAGS; the protein is encoded by the coding sequence ATGAGCTTCCTACCCAAGGCCATGATGCTGGTCGCGGTGCTTGGCCTTGCGGCCTGCAACAATCCCAACCGCTTTGGCGCTGGCGGCGCCGGCGCCGGATACGGCGCGGACGGGGCCTATGGCCAGAACGGCGGCTTCGGCGCGGGCGGCGTGGGCACCTCGGGTCTGGGCGACCCGAACGATCCGAACTCGGTCGCGTATTTCCAGCAGCGTCTGGGCGACCGGATCCTGTTCGATTACGACCAGTCGACGCTGAACGATGAAGGCCGTCGCGTTCTGACGGGGCAGGCGCAATGGCTGACCAGCCATCCGCAATACGCCGTCATCGTCGAAGGTCATGCCGATGAAAAAGGCACGCGGGAATACAACCTGGCCCTTGGCGCGCGGCGCGCATCCTCGGCGCAGGACTTCCTGATCTCGCAGGGCGTGCAACCCAGCCGCATCCGCACCGTGTCTTATGGCAAGGAACGCCCGGCCGAGACCTGTTCGGCCGAAAGCTGCTATGCCGCCAACCGCCGCGCGGTGACGGTGCTGCAATCGGGCGCGGGGTCCTGA
- the ruvB gene encoding Holliday junction branch migration DNA helicase RuvB produces MNQPDPTLRPDRLPEDQDRALRPQGLGEFVGQAEARANLRVFIESAKMRAEAMDHTLFHGPPGLGKTTLAQIMARELGVGFRMTSGPVLAKPGDLAAILTNLEPRDVLFIDEIHRLSPVVEEVLYPAMEDFALDLVIGEGPAARTVRIDLQPFTLVGATTRLGLLTTPLRDRFGIPTRLQFYTVDELDLIVARGARLLGVDSDPEGTREIARRARGTPRIAGRLLRRVVDFALVEGNGRLTREIADTALSRLGVDDLGLDGADRRYILLLAENYGGGPVGVETIAAALSEARDAVEEVIEPYLLQQGLIQRTPRGRMLARKAWQHIGIAPPRAPDQPDMFA; encoded by the coding sequence ATGAACCAGCCTGACCCCACCCTGCGCCCCGACCGTCTGCCCGAAGATCAGGACCGCGCCCTGCGCCCGCAGGGCTTGGGCGAATTCGTCGGTCAGGCCGAGGCGCGCGCCAACCTGCGCGTGTTCATCGAATCGGCCAAGATGCGGGCCGAGGCAATGGACCACACGCTGTTCCACGGCCCCCCCGGTCTGGGCAAGACGACGCTGGCGCAGATCATGGCGCGCGAACTGGGCGTCGGCTTTCGCATGACCTCCGGCCCCGTTCTGGCGAAACCGGGTGATCTGGCGGCCATCCTGACCAATCTCGAACCCCGCGACGTGCTGTTCATCGACGAGATTCACCGCCTGTCGCCCGTGGTGGAGGAGGTGCTCTATCCCGCGATGGAGGATTTCGCACTGGATCTGGTGATCGGTGAGGGGCCGGCCGCGCGGACGGTGCGGATCGATCTGCAACCCTTCACGCTTGTGGGGGCGACAACGCGGCTGGGGCTGCTGACGACCCCGCTCCGCGACCGATTCGGCATTCCGACGCGGCTTCAATTCTATACCGTCGATGAACTCGATCTGATCGTCGCCCGGGGCGCGCGCCTTCTGGGCGTCGATTCGGACCCCGAAGGCACGCGGGAGATCGCCCGCCGCGCCCGGGGTACGCCGCGCATCGCCGGGCGTCTTCTGCGCCGCGTCGTGGATTTCGCGCTGGTGGAGGGCAACGGCCGCCTCACGCGTGAGATTGCGGATACTGCCCTGTCGCGTCTTGGCGTGGACGATCTGGGTCTGGACGGCGCCGACCGCCGCTACATCCTTCTGCTGGCCGAGAATTACGGCGGCGGCCCCGTGGGCGTCGAAACCATCGCCGCCGCCCTGTCCGAGGCGCGGGATGCGGTGGAGGAGGTGATCGAGCCCTATCTTCTGCAGCAGGGTCTGATCCAGCGGACCCCCCGCGGGCGGATGCTGGCGCGCAAGGCGTGGCAGCATATCGGCATCGCGCCCCCGCGCGCCCCCGACCAGCCGGACATGTTCGCATGA
- the tolR gene encoding protein TolR has translation MAGGVMGSAGGGGRRGRRRRRGGGTMSEINITPFVDVMLVLLIIFMVAAPLLTVGVPVQLPNTAATALPTEQEEPLAITVTADNRLMIQTSDVAENELIPRLTAIAAERDNRKIFLRADGAVPYERVAQIMGALNAAGFNSIGLVTDSDGPTFGAGN, from the coding sequence ATGGCCGGGGGTGTCATGGGAAGCGCGGGCGGGGGTGGGCGTCGCGGACGCCGGCGTCGGCGCGGTGGCGGCACGATGTCCGAGATCAACATCACGCCCTTCGTGGACGTGATGCTGGTGCTCTTGATCATCTTCATGGTGGCCGCGCCGCTTCTGACGGTGGGCGTGCCCGTGCAGCTGCCCAACACCGCCGCCACCGCCCTGCCGACCGAGCAGGAGGAGCCGCTGGCGATCACCGTCACGGCGGACAACCGGCTGATGATCCAGACCTCGGACGTGGCCGAGAACGAGCTGATTCCGCGCCTGACCGCGATCGCGGCGGAGCGCGACAACCGCAAGATATTCCTGCGCGCCGACGGGGCCGTGCCCTATGAACGCGTCGCGCAGATCATGGGCGCGCTGAACGCGGCGGGCTTCAACAGCATCGGCCTTGTGACCGACAGCGACGGACCGACCTTTGGCGCCGGAAACTGA
- a CDS encoding methyltransferase domain-containing protein: MTWSPETYARFRGFRLRPALDLLAQVGEVPEGDVIDLGCGSGAVAGALATLARPLIGVDMSAEMLAQAPGYDRLVQADIASWQPETPPALIFSNAALHWLGDHATLMPRLAAMLPRTGVLAVQMPGQDAAPSHRLIADTAQALWPNRFPPPPIKVQPAEWYADLLMPFGSVTAWETRYVQHLEPVASGHPVRHFTEGAAMVPWLAVLTTDERGQLIAAYDTALATPYSLRPDGSVLFPFRRVFFVLRRD; encoded by the coding sequence ATGACATGGAGCCCCGAAACCTATGCCCGGTTTCGGGGCTTTCGTTTGCGCCCCGCATTGGATCTTCTGGCACAGGTGGGGGAGGTGCCGGAGGGCGATGTGATCGACCTCGGCTGCGGCAGCGGCGCGGTGGCTGGGGCACTGGCGACGTTGGCCCGGCCCCTGATCGGTGTGGACATGTCAGCCGAGATGCTGGCGCAGGCGCCGGGTTATGACCGGCTGGTGCAGGCCGATATCGCCTCGTGGCAGCCGGAGACTCCGCCTGCGCTGATCTTTTCCAACGCCGCCTTGCACTGGCTGGGCGATCACGCGACGCTGATGCCCCGCCTCGCAGCCATGCTGCCCCGAACGGGGGTGCTGGCCGTCCAGATGCCGGGACAAGACGCGGCCCCCTCGCATCGTCTGATCGCGGACACGGCGCAGGCGCTGTGGCCCAACCGCTTTCCCCCTCCGCCGATCAAGGTGCAGCCCGCCGAATGGTATGCCGACCTGCTGATGCCCTTCGGTTCCGTGACGGCGTGGGAGACGCGGTATGTCCAGCATCTGGAGCCGGTCGCGTCCGGTCATCCCGTCCGGCACTTTACCGAAGGGGCGGCGATGGTGCCGTGGCTTGCGGTCCTGACGACGGACGAGCGGGGGCAGCTGATCGCAGCCTATGACACCGCTTTGGCCACGCCTTATTCCCTGCGACCGGATGGATCGGTCCTGTTTCCCTTCCGACGGGTGTTCTTTGTCCTGCGCCGCGATTGA
- the tilS gene encoding tRNA lysidine(34) synthetase TilS gives MTTRRLFQGPDPAPPVLGLAISGGGDSVAMLVLAVDAGLTCRAATVNHHLRPEAAAEAETVARLCARLSVPHDILHWHWDGHGNLSDAARRGRRAVLADWAGRAGVGTVALGHTRDDVAETFLMRLARGAGLDGLAAMRADWTEGGIRWCRPLLGAGRAELRDILRARDLGWAEDPSNTDPRYDRARARAALDALPLGLTADRLADVAGHLAEARRALEAAVTEAARHRLQVQGGDVLLRPDGADPEILRRLVLRAMDWVAGPAYPPRGAALRRAMARLAAGQPTALRGCGMVAQDGHWRVFREASALRGLCAPVGAVWDRWHVTGGSAGESVRALGPDGLRQCPDWRKMEMPRRSLLAAPSVWQNDRLVAAPLAGIASAHVFRHDPAPEALTMSHGASALSH, from the coding sequence ATGACGACGCGCCGCCTGTTTCAAGGCCCGGACCCGGCCCCGCCGGTTCTGGGCCTTGCCATTTCCGGCGGCGGGGATTCGGTCGCGATGCTGGTTCTGGCGGTGGATGCGGGGCTGACCTGCCGCGCCGCCACGGTGAACCACCACCTGCGCCCCGAGGCGGCGGCCGAGGCTGAAACCGTCGCCCGCCTGTGCGCCCGCCTGTCCGTGCCGCACGACATTCTGCATTGGCACTGGGACGGACATGGCAACCTGTCCGACGCGGCGCGGCGCGGGCGGCGCGCGGTTCTGGCCGACTGGGCAGGCCGCGCGGGCGTGGGCACCGTCGCCCTTGGCCATACGCGCGACGATGTGGCGGAGACGTTCCTGATGCGGCTGGCGCGTGGCGCGGGTCTGGACGGGCTGGCCGCGATGCGCGCCGACTGGACCGAAGGCGGCATCCGCTGGTGCCGCCCCCTGCTGGGGGCCGGGCGGGCGGAGCTGCGGGACATTCTGCGCGCCCGTGATCTTGGTTGGGCCGAGGATCCCTCGAACACCGATCCCCGGTATGACCGCGCGCGCGCGCGGGCCGCGCTGGACGCGCTGCCATTGGGCCTGACGGCGGACCGGCTGGCCGATGTGGCCGGACACCTGGCAGAGGCGCGCCGGGCGCTAGAGGCGGCGGTGACCGAGGCGGCGCGGCATCGTCTGCAGGTGCAGGGGGGCGATGTGCTGCTGCGCCCGGACGGGGCCGACCCGGAGATTCTGCGTCGCCTGGTGCTGCGGGCGATGGATTGGGTCGCGGGCCCCGCCTATCCACCACGCGGGGCGGCGCTGCGGCGTGCGATGGCGCGGCTGGCGGCGGGGCAGCCAACCGCGCTCCGCGGCTGCGGCATGGTGGCGCAGGACGGGCACTGGCGGGTGTTCCGCGAGGCCTCGGCGCTGCGAGGCCTTTGTGCGCCGGTGGGGGCGGTGTGGGACCGCTGGCATGTGACGGGGGGCTCAGCCGGCGAAAGCGTCCGGGCGCTGGGGCCCGACGGCCTGCGCCAGTGCCCCGACTGGCGCAAGATGGAGATGCCCCGCCGCAGCCTTCTGGCCGCCCCGTCCGTCTGGCAAAACGACCGCCTGGTCGCCGCCCCGCTGGCCGGAATCGCCTCCGCCCATGTCTTTCGCCATGATCCCGCGCCGGAGGCGTTGACGATGTCGCACGGCGCGTCTGCTTTATCGCATTGA
- a CDS encoding cell envelope biogenesis protein TolA gives MAPETDHNPYVRTGLILSGAGHAVFIFLVLFGDLFSSAPPPEPAVADVSIMSEAEFSEMMSQSTAPEAQEPEPAPAPPATPPRTRPQPQPAPEPETAPEPTPEPTPEPAPAPEPAPEPEPAPPAAPEVAPAPVPESTPQPVLPPAPVEQPVLSPDASTRPRQAPRVAPTPSEAPPPQAEVAETPTPAVTEEPAEQAAEEPPRPEQAPPEAATETVPEPTPQANMAPAGSPRPRDRPARPAAPTQADTATPPAASAPAQTAERPATPPATPPAEAARPSTPAPSQSSSVDEALAEALGGGADTPAPSAPSGPPMTSGEKDSMRVAVQQCWNVGSLSSDAMQTEVVVAFTVGQDRKPVTGSIRMVGSSGGSSAGANQAFEAARRAIIRCGSSGFPLPPEKYDQWREIEMVFNPTNMRMR, from the coding sequence TTGGCGCCGGAAACTGACCATAACCCCTATGTGAGAACCGGGCTGATCCTGTCGGGCGCAGGACATGCCGTGTTCATCTTTCTGGTGCTGTTCGGCGATCTGTTCAGCAGCGCGCCCCCGCCCGAACCGGCGGTGGCCGACGTGTCGATCATGTCCGAGGCCGAGTTCAGCGAGATGATGTCGCAAAGCACCGCGCCCGAGGCGCAGGAGCCGGAACCCGCGCCCGCCCCCCCGGCGACGCCGCCCCGCACGCGGCCCCAACCGCAGCCCGCGCCCGAACCGGAAACGGCCCCCGAGCCGACCCCCGAACCCACGCCCGAGCCTGCGCCTGCGCCGGAACCCGCCCCCGAGCCCGAGCCGGCCCCGCCCGCCGCGCCGGAGGTGGCGCCCGCGCCCGTGCCCGAAAGCACGCCGCAGCCCGTCCTTCCGCCCGCCCCGGTGGAACAGCCGGTGCTGTCGCCGGACGCCAGCACGCGCCCGCGTCAGGCCCCCCGTGTGGCCCCCACGCCGTCCGAAGCGCCGCCCCCGCAGGCGGAGGTGGCTGAAACGCCCACCCCCGCCGTGACCGAGGAACCGGCCGAGCAGGCCGCCGAGGAACCGCCCCGTCCCGAACAGGCCCCGCCCGAGGCGGCGACCGAAACCGTGCCGGAACCCACCCCGCAGGCCAACATGGCCCCGGCGGGCAGCCCGCGCCCGCGCGACCGTCCGGCCCGTCCCGCCGCGCCCACGCAGGCGGACACCGCCACGCCCCCCGCCGCCAGTGCGCCCGCACAAACCGCAGAGCGCCCCGCCACCCCGCCCGCCACCCCGCCCGCCGAGGCGGCGCGCCCCTCAACGCCCGCCCCGTCGCAAAGCAGTTCGGTGGACGAGGCGCTGGCCGAGGCCTTGGGCGGCGGTGCCGACACCCCTGCACCAAGCGCGCCCTCCGGCCCGCCCATGACCTCGGGTGAGAAGGATTCGATGCGCGTCGCGGTGCAGCAGTGCTGGAACGTCGGATCGCTGTCCTCGGACGCGATGCAGACGGAGGTGGTCGTGGCCTTCACCGTGGGGCAGGACCGCAAGCCCGTGACCGGTTCGATCCGCATGGTCGGATCCTCCGGCGGGTCCAGCGCGGGGGCCAATCAGGCATTCGAGGCCGCGCGCCGCGCCATCATCCGCTGCGGATCATCCGGCTTCCCCCTGCCGCCCGAAAAATACGACCAGTGGCGCGAGATCGAGATGGTCTTCAACCCCACCAACATGCGGATGAGGTGA
- the ftsH gene encoding ATP-dependent zinc metalloprotease FtsH yields MGNARNLAFWVVLFVLVLALFNLFSGGGSSGTSRTISFSDFIERVDNDQVSSVTLDGERIQFRGSDGQQYVAIRPQGENVTDRLLAKQIEVRAEPQEQSGFLSLISLWLPFIVLIGIWIFFMNRMQGGGKGGAMGFGKSRAKLLTEKHGRVTFDDVAGIDEAKEELEEIVEFLRNPQKFSRLGGKIPKGALLVGPPGTGKTLLARAIAGEAGVPFFTISGSDFVEMFVGVGASRVRDMFEQAKKNAPCIVFIDEIDAVGRARGVGIGGGNDEREQTLNQLLVEMDGFEANEGVIIVAATNRKDVLDPALLRPGRFDRQITVPNPDIKGREKILNVHARKVPLGPNVDLRLIARGTPGFSGADLMNLVNEAALMAARVGRRFVTMDDFENAKDKVMMGAERRSMVLSPDQKEKVAYHEAGHAIVGMALPKCDPVYKATIIPRGGALGMVVSLPEIDRLQIFKDESKQKLAMTMAGKAAEIIKYGEEGVSSGPAGDIQQASALARAMVMRWGMSDEVGNIDYAEAHQGYQGQTGGFSVSAETKNRIEAEVKRLIDEGYTTAVRILTEQSEGFERLAKGLLEYETLTGNQIRKVVAGEPIDEDDEDDKPSSGSITAIPKTRPRPPSDGMPEPSA; encoded by the coding sequence TTGGGGAACGCACGCAATTTGGCTTTCTGGGTGGTCCTGTTCGTGCTGGTCCTCGCGCTGTTCAACCTGTTCAGCGGCGGCGGATCCTCGGGCACGTCCCGCACGATCTCCTTCTCGGACTTCATCGAACGGGTGGACAACGATCAGGTGTCCTCGGTCACGCTGGATGGGGAGCGTATCCAGTTCCGCGGCAGCGACGGGCAGCAATATGTGGCCATCCGCCCGCAGGGGGAAAACGTCACCGACCGTCTGCTGGCCAAGCAGATCGAGGTGCGGGCCGAACCGCAGGAGCAGTCGGGCTTCCTGTCGCTCATCTCGCTTTGGCTGCCGTTCATCGTGCTGATCGGGATCTGGATCTTCTTCATGAATCGGATGCAGGGCGGCGGAAAGGGCGGGGCCATGGGCTTTGGCAAATCCCGCGCCAAGCTGCTGACGGAAAAGCATGGCCGCGTGACCTTCGACGATGTCGCCGGCATCGACGAGGCGAAGGAAGAACTGGAAGAGATCGTCGAGTTCCTGCGCAACCCGCAGAAATTCAGCCGTCTGGGCGGCAAGATCCCCAAGGGTGCGCTGCTGGTCGGCCCCCCCGGCACGGGTAAGACGCTTCTGGCCCGCGCGATTGCGGGAGAGGCGGGTGTGCCGTTCTTCACCATTTCCGGGTCGGACTTCGTTGAGATGTTCGTGGGTGTCGGTGCGTCCCGTGTGCGCGACATGTTCGAACAGGCCAAGAAGAACGCCCCCTGCATCGTCTTCATCGACGAGATCGACGCCGTGGGCCGCGCGCGCGGCGTGGGCATCGGCGGCGGCAACGACGAGCGGGAGCAAACCCTCAACCAGCTGCTGGTGGAGATGGACGGCTTCGAGGCGAACGAGGGCGTGATCATTGTCGCGGCCACCAACCGCAAGGACGTGCTGGACCCCGCGCTGCTGCGTCCGGGCCGCTTTGACCGCCAGATCACCGTGCCGAACCCCGACATCAAGGGGCGCGAGAAGATCCTGAACGTCCACGCGCGCAAGGTGCCGCTGGGTCCGAACGTCGATCTGCGTCTGATCGCGCGCGGCACGCCCGGTTTCTCGGGGGCGGACCTGATGAACCTTGTGAACGAGGCAGCGCTGATGGCCGCGCGCGTCGGTCGCCGGTTCGTCACGATGGACGATTTCGAGAATGCCAAGGACAAGGTGATGATGGGGGCGGAGCGTCGGTCGATGGTCCTTAGCCCCGATCAGAAGGAAAAGGTCGCCTATCACGAGGCGGGACATGCCATCGTCGGCATGGCGCTGCCCAAATGCGATCCGGTCTACAAGGCGACGATCATTCCGCGCGGCGGCGCCCTTGGGATGGTGGTCAGCCTGCCGGAAATCGACCGGCTGCAGATCTTCAAGGATGAAAGCAAGCAGAAGCTGGCGATGACCATGGCCGGCAAGGCGGCCGAGATCATCAAATATGGCGAGGAGGGCGTCTCCTCCGGTCCGGCGGGCGATATCCAGCAGGCCAGCGCGCTGGCGCGCGCGATGGTCATGCGCTGGGGCATGTCGGACGAGGTCGGCAACATCGACTATGCCGAGGCGCATCAGGGCTATCAGGGGCAGACGGGCGGCTTCTCGGTCTCGGCCGAGACCAAGAACCGGATCGAGGCCGAGGTGAAGCGCCTGATCGACGAAGGCTACACCACCGCCGTGCGCATCCTGACCGAACAGAGCGAAGGGTTCGAGCGTCTGGCGAAAGGCTTGCTGGAATACGAGACGCTGACCGGCAACCAGATCCGCAAGGTCGTCGCCGGAGAGCCGATCGACGAGGATGACGAGGACGACAAGCCCTCCAGCGGGTCGATCACCGCCATCCCGAAAACCCGCCCGCGCCCGCCAAGCGACGGGATGCCGGAACCCTCGGCCTGA